A genome region from Arthrobacter agilis includes the following:
- the coaBC gene encoding bifunctional phosphopantothenoylcysteine decarboxylase/phosphopantothenate--cysteine ligase CoaBC, with protein sequence MRVVLGVGGGIAAYKAASLLRLFTESGHDVTVIPTEAATRFVGTATWEALSGHPVSNSVWDDVDKVNHVRLGHEADLIVIAPATADVLARAAAGLADDLLTGTLLMARGPVVMAPAMHTEMWQHAATRANVEVLRSRGITVIEPASGRLTGADSGPGRLPEPADIYTAAIEAARPPGGALQGKRVTISVGGTREALDPVRFLGNRSSGKQGMALAEAALAQGARVTLVLAHAEVAPPRGCEVVRVESALQLRDAVLAALPATDVLVMAAAVADFRPAETVTTKIKKNDDGTDPVLTLVRNPDVLREAVLARDEVLARDGRDGPLVIAGFAAETGDATADPLTHARAKLARKGCDFLVLNVVGSDLVFGEDSNEVTLLGADGSESAPLHGSKRAVADAVITRAADLLSR encoded by the coding sequence GTGCGCGTAGTACTTGGTGTCGGAGGAGGGATAGCAGCCTACAAGGCAGCGTCCCTCCTCCGTCTTTTCACGGAGTCCGGCCATGACGTGACAGTCATCCCCACCGAGGCCGCCACGCGCTTCGTCGGCACGGCGACCTGGGAGGCGCTCTCCGGCCATCCCGTCAGCAACAGCGTGTGGGACGACGTCGACAAGGTGAACCACGTGCGCCTCGGCCACGAGGCGGACCTCATCGTGATCGCCCCCGCGACCGCTGACGTCCTCGCCCGCGCCGCCGCCGGCCTCGCCGACGACCTCCTCACCGGCACCCTGCTCATGGCGCGCGGCCCCGTCGTCATGGCGCCCGCCATGCACACCGAGATGTGGCAGCACGCCGCCACCCGCGCGAACGTCGAGGTCCTCCGCTCACGCGGCATCACGGTGATCGAGCCGGCTTCCGGGCGTCTCACCGGGGCGGACTCCGGCCCGGGCAGGCTCCCGGAGCCCGCCGACATCTACACCGCTGCCATCGAGGCCGCCCGCCCTCCCGGCGGCGCCCTGCAGGGGAAGCGCGTCACCATCTCCGTGGGCGGCACCCGTGAGGCCCTCGACCCCGTGCGCTTCCTCGGTAACCGGTCCTCCGGCAAGCAGGGCATGGCGCTGGCCGAGGCCGCCCTCGCCCAGGGGGCCCGCGTGACCCTCGTCCTCGCCCACGCGGAGGTCGCCCCGCCCCGCGGGTGCGAGGTGGTCCGGGTCGAATCCGCGCTCCAGCTGCGCGACGCCGTGCTCGCGGCGCTGCCCGCCACGGACGTCCTCGTGATGGCCGCCGCCGTGGCGGACTTCCGCCCCGCGGAGACGGTCACCACCAAGATCAAGAAGAACGACGACGGGACCGACCCCGTCCTCACGCTCGTCCGCAACCCCGACGTCCTCCGGGAGGCCGTGCTCGCCCGCGACGAGGTGCTCGCCCGCGACGGCCGCGACGGGCCGCTGGTCATCGCCGGGTTCGCCGCCGAGACGGGCGACGCGACGGCCGATCCCCTCACCCACGCCCGTGCGAAACTCGCGCGGAAGGGGTGCGACTTCCTCGTGCTCAACGTCGTCGGTTCGGATCTGGTGTTCGGCGAGGACTCCAACGAGGTCACCCTCCTCGGCGCCGACGGCAGCGAATCGGCCCCGCTGCACGGATCCAAGCGCGCCGTCGCCGACGCCGTCATCACCCGTGCGGCGGACCTGCTGTCGCGCTGA
- the carB gene encoding carbamoyl-phosphate synthase large subunit produces the protein MPRRTDLTSVLVIGSGPIVIGQAAEFDYSGTQALRVLREEGLRVILVNSNPATIMTDPEFADATYVEPITPDVVAKIIEKERPDALLPTLGGQTALNTAIALDKNGVLEKFGVELIGANIAAIELGEDREKFKGVVERCGAESARSAIIHSIDEALAAADDLGYPMVVRPSFTMGGLGSGLAYTEQDLRRIVGQGLQYSPTSEVLLEESILGWKEYELEMMRDKNDNVVVVCSIENFDPVGVHTGDSITVAPALTLTDREYQRLRDISIAVIREVGVDTGGCNIQFAVEPDTGRVVVIEMNPRVSRSSALASKATGFAIAKIATKLSLGYTLDEIPNDITLKTPASFEPTLDYVVVKVPRFAFEKFPAADPTLTTTMKSVGEAMAMGRNFTEALQKALRSLEQKGSQLSFAPVGADEVDALVEAAKRPTTERLSQVQRALLGGASVERLYEATGIDPWFLDQLVLLNEIAEEVRTAPNLTEEVLRLAKRHGFSDEQIGALTHTPDAVVRGVRHALGIRPVFKTVDTCAAEFAAYTPYHYSSYDEEDEVEAHEKPSVVILGSGPNRIGQGIEFDYSCVHATMALRQAGYETVMINCNPETVSTDYDISTRLYFEPLTLEDVLEVIAAEQRTGGVLGVFVQLGGQTPLKLAQELADAGIPILGTSPEAIDLAEHRGAFSRVLDAGGLIAPKNGTAVSFEDAKSIADAIGYPVLVRPSYVLGGRGMEIVYDEANLSRYIANATEITEAHPVLIDRFLEDAIEIDVDALFDGTEMYLGGIMEHIEEAGIHSGDSACVLPPITLGADVLQRVREATLAIAQGVGVRGLINIQFALASDVLYVLEANPRASRTVPFVSKATGVQLAKGAALIGTGVTVAELRERGLLPAQGDGGSLPLDAPVSVKEAVLPFSRFRTPEGTVVDSLLGPEMRSTGEVMGIDKYFDTAFAKSQAAANAALPVEGKVFVSVANRDKRAIVMPVKRLVDLGFEIVSTGGTADVLRRNGIQATTVRKVAEGAGAAGEGTVVDLITEGGIDMIINTPSGGQARGDGYEIRAAATSYGLPVITTIPEVGAAVQAIEAMRSYEWSVTSLQEHAANLRAASEARNAS, from the coding sequence ATGCCCCGCAGAACCGACCTCACGAGCGTCCTGGTCATCGGCTCCGGGCCGATCGTCATCGGCCAGGCGGCCGAATTCGACTACTCGGGCACCCAGGCGCTGCGCGTCCTGCGCGAGGAGGGCCTGCGGGTCATCCTCGTGAACTCGAACCCCGCCACCATCATGACGGACCCCGAGTTCGCGGACGCCACGTACGTGGAACCGATCACGCCCGACGTCGTCGCGAAGATCATCGAGAAGGAACGCCCGGACGCCTTGCTGCCGACCCTCGGCGGCCAGACGGCGCTGAACACGGCCATCGCACTGGACAAGAACGGCGTGCTGGAGAAGTTCGGTGTCGAGCTCATCGGCGCGAACATCGCCGCCATCGAGCTCGGCGAGGACCGCGAGAAGTTCAAGGGCGTCGTCGAGCGCTGCGGCGCCGAGTCCGCCCGGTCCGCCATCATCCACTCGATCGACGAGGCCCTCGCAGCGGCCGACGACCTCGGGTACCCCATGGTGGTCCGGCCGTCCTTCACGATGGGCGGCCTCGGCTCCGGCCTCGCGTACACGGAGCAGGACCTGCGCCGGATCGTCGGCCAGGGCCTGCAGTACAGCCCCACGAGCGAGGTCCTCCTCGAGGAGAGCATCCTCGGGTGGAAGGAGTACGAGCTCGAGATGATGCGCGACAAGAACGACAACGTCGTGGTCGTCTGCTCCATCGAGAACTTCGACCCGGTGGGCGTGCACACGGGCGACTCCATCACGGTGGCGCCCGCCCTGACCCTCACCGACCGCGAGTACCAGCGCCTGCGGGACATCTCGATCGCCGTGATCCGCGAGGTCGGTGTCGACACCGGCGGCTGCAACATCCAGTTCGCCGTCGAGCCGGACACCGGCCGCGTCGTCGTCATCGAGATGAACCCCCGGGTGTCCCGTTCGTCCGCCCTGGCGTCGAAGGCCACGGGCTTCGCGATCGCGAAGATCGCCACGAAGCTCTCCCTCGGCTACACGCTGGACGAGATCCCGAACGACATCACCCTGAAGACCCCGGCGTCGTTCGAGCCGACCCTCGACTACGTGGTGGTGAAGGTGCCCCGCTTCGCGTTCGAGAAGTTCCCCGCGGCGGACCCCACGCTCACCACCACCATGAAATCGGTCGGCGAGGCCATGGCGATGGGCCGCAACTTCACCGAGGCGCTGCAGAAGGCCCTCCGCTCGCTCGAGCAGAAGGGCTCCCAGCTCTCCTTTGCGCCCGTCGGCGCGGACGAGGTCGACGCCCTCGTGGAGGCCGCGAAGCGCCCCACCACCGAGCGTCTCTCCCAGGTGCAGCGAGCCCTGCTGGGCGGCGCGAGCGTGGAGCGGCTGTACGAGGCGACGGGGATCGACCCCTGGTTCCTCGACCAGCTCGTCCTGCTCAACGAGATCGCCGAGGAGGTGCGCACGGCGCCGAACCTCACCGAGGAGGTGCTGCGGCTCGCCAAGCGCCACGGCTTCTCCGACGAGCAGATCGGCGCGCTCACGCACACCCCCGACGCCGTGGTCCGCGGCGTGCGGCACGCCCTCGGCATCCGGCCCGTGTTCAAGACCGTGGACACGTGCGCCGCCGAATTCGCCGCCTACACGCCGTACCACTACTCGTCCTACGACGAGGAGGACGAGGTGGAGGCGCACGAGAAGCCCTCGGTGGTCATCCTGGGCTCCGGGCCCAACCGGATCGGGCAGGGCATCGAGTTCGACTACTCGTGCGTCCACGCCACCATGGCGCTGCGCCAGGCCGGCTACGAGACCGTCATGATCAACTGCAACCCCGAGACGGTGTCCACCGACTACGACATCTCCACGCGCCTGTACTTCGAGCCCCTGACCCTCGAGGACGTCCTCGAGGTCATCGCGGCCGAGCAGCGCACCGGCGGCGTGCTCGGCGTCTTCGTGCAGCTCGGCGGCCAGACACCGCTGAAGCTCGCCCAGGAGCTCGCCGACGCCGGCATCCCCATCCTTGGCACCTCCCCGGAGGCCATCGACCTCGCCGAGCACCGCGGGGCCTTCAGCCGCGTGCTCGACGCCGGCGGCCTCATCGCGCCGAAGAACGGCACGGCCGTGTCCTTCGAGGACGCCAAGAGCATCGCCGACGCCATCGGCTACCCCGTGCTCGTCCGGCCCTCCTACGTCCTCGGCGGCCGCGGCATGGAGATCGTCTACGACGAGGCCAACCTCTCGCGCTACATCGCCAACGCCACGGAGATCACCGAGGCCCACCCCGTGCTGATCGACCGCTTCCTCGAGGACGCCATCGAGATCGACGTCGACGCCCTCTTCGACGGCACCGAGATGTACCTCGGCGGCATCATGGAGCACATCGAGGAGGCCGGCATCCACTCCGGCGACTCCGCGTGCGTGCTGCCGCCCATCACGCTCGGCGCCGACGTGCTGCAGCGCGTCCGCGAGGCGACACTCGCCATCGCCCAGGGGGTCGGCGTGCGCGGACTCATCAACATCCAGTTCGCCCTGGCCTCAGACGTGCTCTACGTCCTCGAAGCGAACCCGCGGGCCTCGCGGACCGTGCCCTTCGTCTCCAAGGCCACGGGCGTGCAGCTCGCGAAGGGCGCGGCGCTCATCGGCACGGGCGTGACGGTGGCCGAACTGCGGGAGCGCGGGCTGCTGCCGGCACAGGGCGACGGCGGGTCGCTCCCGCTCGACGCGCCCGTCTCCGTCAAGGAGGCCGTGCTGCCCTTCAGCCGCTTCCGCACACCGGAGGGCACCGTCGTGGACTCGCTGCTCGGCCCCGAGATGCGTTCCACCGGCGAGGTCATGGGCATCGACAAGTACTTCGACACGGCCTTCGCGAAGAGCCAGGCGGCCGCGAACGCGGCCCTGCCCGTCGAGGGCAAGGTCTTCGTCTCCGTCGCCAACCGGGACAAGCGCGCCATCGTCATGCCGGTGAAGCGCCTCGTGGACCTCGGCTTCGAGATCGTCTCGACGGGCGGCACCGCCGACGTGCTGCGCCGCAACGGCATCCAGGCGACGACGGTGCGCAAGGTCGCCGAGGGCGCAGGGGCCGCGGGGGAGGGCACCGTCGTCGACCTCATCACCGAGGGCGGGATCGACATGATCATCAACACGCCCTCCGGGGGCCAGGCCCGCGGGGACGGGTACGAGATCCGGGCCGCCGCGACGTCCTACGGGCTGCCGGTCATCACGACGATCCCCGAGGTCGGGGCGGCCGTCCAGGCGATCGAGGCCATGCGCTCCTACGAGTGGTCCGTGACGAGCCTGCAGGAGCACGCCGCGAACCTGCGGGCAGCGTCCGAGGCCCGCAATGCGTCCTGA
- a CDS encoding dihydroorotase: MTTPSSTPSNTPGTPAQYLVRGASLLGRGAEDLLVRDGVIAAVGGAAAEAASPDAVIIEAAGLVALPGMVDLHTHLREPGREDAETVETGSRAAALGGFTAVHAMANSSPVADTAGVVEQVYRLGLASGWVEVRPVGAVTVGLGGERLAELGAMAESPASVRVFSDDGVCVSDPVLMRRALEYVKAFDGVIAQHAQEPRLTEGAQMNEGDVSAVLGLTGWPAVAEESIIARDVLLAQHVGSRLHVCHVSTAGSVEIIRWAKARGIDVTAEVTPHHLLLTDELVRSYDPVYKVNPPLRTADDVTALRAALADGTIDVVGTDHAPHPSEHKECEWAQAAMGMTGLETALSVVQHTMVETGLLDWEGFARVTSVAPARIGRLAHQGRPLAVGEPANLILVDPAARWTVDPSTMATKGRNNPFRGLELPGSVRATFLAGHATVLEGRLATPRPAAPAAGGEAPAWSL; this comes from the coding sequence GTGACGACCCCCAGCAGCACCCCCAGCAACACCCCCGGCACGCCCGCCCAGTACCTCGTCCGCGGCGCCTCCCTCCTCGGTCGCGGAGCCGAGGACCTCCTCGTGCGCGACGGCGTCATCGCGGCCGTGGGCGGCGCGGCAGCGGAGGCGGCATCCCCGGACGCGGTGATCATCGAGGCAGCGGGGCTCGTCGCCCTGCCCGGCATGGTGGACCTCCACACCCACCTCCGGGAGCCCGGACGGGAGGACGCCGAGACGGTCGAGACCGGCTCCCGCGCCGCCGCCCTCGGCGGTTTCACCGCCGTGCACGCCATGGCCAACAGCTCCCCGGTGGCCGACACCGCGGGCGTGGTGGAGCAGGTCTACCGCCTGGGCCTGGCCTCCGGCTGGGTCGAGGTGCGTCCCGTCGGAGCCGTCACCGTCGGCCTCGGCGGCGAACGCCTCGCGGAACTCGGTGCCATGGCCGAGTCGCCGGCGTCGGTGCGCGTGTTCTCCGACGACGGCGTCTGCGTCTCCGACCCGGTCCTCATGCGCCGCGCCCTCGAGTACGTGAAGGCGTTCGACGGCGTGATCGCTCAGCACGCGCAGGAACCGCGCCTCACCGAGGGCGCCCAGATGAACGAGGGCGACGTCTCGGCGGTCCTCGGCCTCACCGGCTGGCCTGCCGTCGCGGAGGAGAGCATCATCGCCCGCGACGTCCTCCTCGCCCAGCACGTCGGGTCGCGGCTGCACGTCTGCCATGTCTCCACGGCCGGATCGGTCGAGATCATCCGGTGGGCCAAGGCCCGCGGGATCGACGTCACCGCCGAGGTCACCCCGCACCACCTCCTGCTCACCGACGAGCTGGTCCGCAGCTACGACCCCGTCTACAAGGTCAACCCGCCGCTGCGCACCGCCGACGACGTCACCGCCCTCCGCGCGGCCCTCGCCGACGGGACGATCGACGTCGTGGGGACCGACCACGCGCCGCACCCGAGCGAGCACAAGGAGTGCGAGTGGGCGCAGGCCGCGATGGGCATGACGGGCCTCGAGACCGCGCTGTCCGTGGTACAGCACACCATGGTGGAGACGGGGCTGCTCGACTGGGAGGGCTTCGCCCGCGTCACCTCCGTGGCGCCGGCGCGCATCGGCCGCCTCGCCCACCAGGGCAGGCCGCTCGCCGTGGGTGAACCCGCGAACCTGATCCTCGTCGACCCCGCCGCCCGGTGGACGGTGGACCCCTCGACCATGGCCACGAAGGGACGCAACAACCCGTTCCGCGGCCTCGAACTGCCCGGCAGCGTGCGCGCGACCTTCCTCGCCGGCCACGCCACGGTGCTCGAGGGCCGCCTGGCCACACCGCGCCCGGCAGCCCCGGCGGCGGGCGGGGAGGCGCCGGCATGGAGTCTCTAG
- the mihF gene encoding integration host factor, actinobacterial type → MSLKPLTDDERTVARGKATAARAVRADIKARLKTGKLSVAEVIDNPDGDDAVGRLKVLDLLKALPGVGDVRAAGIMAEVGIAATRRVRGLGVHQRKALVLYLEQHHAGPAGK, encoded by the coding sequence GTGAGCCTGAAGCCTTTGACGGATGACGAGCGAACCGTGGCGCGCGGGAAGGCGACGGCGGCTCGCGCCGTGCGGGCGGACATCAAGGCGCGGCTGAAGACCGGTAAGCTTTCGGTGGCGGAAGTCATCGACAACCCGGACGGCGACGACGCCGTGGGCCGCCTCAAGGTCCTGGATCTCCTCAAAGCCCTGCCCGGCGTCGGCGACGTGCGGGCGGCGGGCATCATGGCGGAGGTCGGCATCGCCGCCACACGCCGTGTGCGCGGCCTGGGCGTCCATCAGCGCAAGGCTTTGGTCCTGTACCTCGAACAACATCACGCCGGCCCGGCCGGCAAGTAA
- the gmk gene encoding guanylate kinase: MSQPRLTVLAGPTAVGKGTVSTYIRDNYPEVWLSVSATTRPPRPGEVDGVHYFFVSSDEFDQLVADGQLLEWAVVHGRNRYGTLRRTVQAAMDEGRSVLLEIDLQGARQVRESMPEANFVFLAPPTWEEMVRRLVGRGTETPEEQQQRLETAKLELAAEPEFNHTVVNDSVEHAADELVSLMGLRPLQR, translated from the coding sequence GTGTCACAGCCCCGGCTGACAGTCCTCGCCGGCCCCACCGCGGTCGGCAAGGGAACCGTCTCGACCTACATCCGGGACAACTACCCCGAGGTATGGCTCTCCGTCTCGGCGACCACCCGCCCTCCCCGCCCCGGTGAGGTGGACGGCGTGCACTACTTCTTCGTCTCGTCCGACGAGTTCGACCAGCTCGTCGCCGACGGGCAGCTGCTGGAGTGGGCGGTGGTCCACGGACGCAACCGGTACGGCACGCTCCGGCGCACCGTGCAGGCGGCGATGGACGAGGGCCGGTCCGTGCTGCTCGAGATCGACCTGCAGGGTGCGCGCCAGGTCAGGGAGAGCATGCCGGAGGCGAATTTCGTCTTCCTCGCGCCCCCCACCTGGGAGGAGATGGTGCGTCGCCTCGTGGGGCGCGGCACCGAAACACCGGAGGAACAGCAGCAGCGGCTGGAAACCGCTAAACTGGAACTTGCCGCCGAGCCGGAATTCAACCACACCGTCGTCAACGACAGCGTGGAGCATGCGGCAGACGAGCTCGTATCACTGATGGGACTGCGTCCGCTGCAGCGCTGA
- a CDS encoding PH-like domain-containing protein — protein sequence MESLGWVALTLGIIAVLVALMALGWRNRLRRQSDVPAPPEPPADPGPVLYEAAGQYVATTTAGDWLDRIAVHGLGLRGNAVAAVHPDGLVFARTGARTVFIPRTDLTAVQLASGMTGKFVEKEGLVVVTWRLGALRVDTGFRTRHPAHKAQLVAAVAALIPSDPPDHRTPPTPEGREQL from the coding sequence ATGGAGTCTCTAGGCTGGGTCGCCCTGACCCTGGGCATCATCGCCGTCCTCGTCGCGCTCATGGCGCTCGGGTGGCGCAACAGGCTCCGCCGGCAGTCCGACGTCCCCGCGCCGCCCGAGCCGCCCGCCGACCCCGGGCCCGTCCTCTACGAGGCCGCGGGCCAGTACGTCGCCACGACGACGGCGGGGGACTGGCTGGACCGCATCGCGGTCCACGGGCTGGGGCTCCGCGGCAACGCCGTCGCCGCCGTCCACCCCGACGGCCTCGTGTTCGCCCGCACCGGCGCGCGCACGGTCTTCATCCCCCGCACCGACCTCACCGCCGTGCAGCTCGCGAGCGGCATGACGGGGAAGTTCGTCGAGAAGGAGGGCCTGGTCGTCGTGACCTGGCGCCTCGGCGCGCTGCGCGTGGACACGGGCTTCCGCACCCGCCACCCGGCGCACAAGGCCCAGCTCGTCGCAGCGGTCGCTGCGCTCATCCCCTCCGATCCACCAGACCACCGAACTCCACCGACCCCCGAAGGCAGGGAACAGCTGTGA
- the carA gene encoding glutamine-hydrolyzing carbamoyl-phosphate synthase small subunit has protein sequence MSHAPSKAPVRTNAPAVLVLEDGRTFRGRAYGAEGTALGEAVFATGMTGYQETITDPSYARQLVVQTAPHIGNTGVNADDAESRRIWVAGYIIRDAARRPSNWRSEQSLDEQLREQGIVGIEGVDTRAITRHLRERGAMRAGIFSGADAAAGEERLVEQVLAQPSMAGARLAEEVSIDEAYVVEPADHGWTGETQATIAALDLGIKAMTPKHFAERGVRTVVLPAGATFEDITAAGPDGVFMSNGPGDPATADAQVELLRRVLDARLPFFGICFGNQILGRALGFGTYKLRYGHRGINQPVLDRRTGKVEITSHNHGFAVDAPLDGPVDAPAGAYGRVEVSHVNLNDDVVEGLACLDLPAFSVQYHPEAAAGPHDSAYLFDRFLDLMRAEKESPGSGNAVLASALDAPSEAAALATAAAAELGTHGSKVTGTQPRHSTTSSSTTQEEN, from the coding sequence GTGAGCCACGCTCCATCGAAGGCACCGGTCCGAACGAACGCACCCGCGGTGCTCGTCCTGGAGGACGGACGGACCTTCCGCGGCCGCGCCTACGGCGCCGAAGGCACCGCCCTGGGAGAGGCCGTCTTCGCCACCGGCATGACCGGCTACCAGGAGACCATCACCGATCCGTCCTACGCCCGCCAGCTCGTGGTGCAGACCGCCCCGCACATCGGCAACACGGGCGTGAACGCCGACGACGCCGAGTCGCGCCGCATCTGGGTGGCCGGCTACATCATCCGCGACGCCGCCCGCCGCCCGTCCAACTGGCGCTCCGAGCAGAGCCTGGACGAGCAGCTGCGCGAGCAGGGCATCGTGGGCATCGAGGGCGTCGACACACGCGCCATCACCCGCCACCTCCGGGAGCGCGGCGCCATGAGGGCCGGGATCTTCTCCGGCGCGGACGCCGCAGCCGGCGAGGAGCGGCTCGTCGAGCAGGTCCTCGCCCAGCCGTCCATGGCCGGAGCACGGCTCGCCGAGGAGGTCAGCATCGACGAGGCCTACGTCGTCGAACCCGCGGACCACGGCTGGACCGGCGAGACGCAGGCGACCATCGCGGCGCTGGACCTCGGCATCAAGGCCATGACACCCAAGCACTTCGCCGAGCGCGGCGTGCGCACGGTCGTCCTGCCCGCCGGCGCCACCTTCGAGGACATCACCGCCGCCGGGCCGGACGGCGTGTTCATGTCCAACGGGCCGGGCGATCCCGCCACCGCCGACGCGCAGGTGGAACTCCTGCGCCGGGTCCTCGACGCCCGCCTGCCGTTCTTCGGGATCTGTTTCGGCAACCAGATCCTCGGACGCGCCCTCGGCTTCGGCACCTACAAGCTCCGCTACGGGCACCGCGGCATCAACCAGCCGGTCCTCGACCGGCGGACCGGCAAGGTGGAGATCACCTCGCACAACCACGGGTTCGCCGTCGACGCGCCTCTCGACGGTCCGGTGGACGCGCCCGCCGGCGCGTACGGCCGCGTCGAGGTCAGCCACGTGAACCTCAACGACGACGTCGTCGAGGGCCTCGCGTGCCTTGACCTCCCGGCCTTCTCCGTCCAGTACCACCCCGAGGCGGCCGCCGGCCCCCACGACTCCGCCTACCTCTTCGACCGCTTCCTCGACCTCATGCGGGCCGAGAAGGAGAGCCCCGGCTCCGGCAACGCCGTCCTGGCCTCGGCCCTCGACGCCCCGTCGGAAGCGGCGGCACTCGCCACGGCGGCCGCCGCGGAACTCGGCACGCACGGTTCCAAGGTGACGGGCACGCAGCCCCGGCACAGCACGACATCGAGCAGCACAACGCAGGAAGAGAACTGA
- the rpoZ gene encoding DNA-directed RNA polymerase subunit omega yields the protein MSTQPEGIINPPIDSLLEVSDSKYALVIYGAKRARQINAYYSQLHEGLFEYVGPLVDTKLNEKPLSIALREINEGMLVSSPMEQSE from the coding sequence GTGTCAACTCAGCCCGAAGGCATCATCAACCCGCCGATCGACTCCCTCCTGGAGGTCTCGGACTCGAAGTACGCCCTCGTGATCTACGGCGCCAAGCGTGCCCGCCAGATCAACGCGTACTACTCGCAGCTCCACGAAGGCCTCTTCGAGTACGTCGGCCCCCTCGTCGACACGAAGCTGAACGAGAAGCCCCTCTCCATCGCGCTGCGCGAGATCAACGAGGGCATGCTCGTCTCCTCGCCCATGGAACAGTCCGAGTAA
- the pyrF gene encoding orotidine-5'-phosphate decarboxylase: MRPEAGAVPVRAPFGERLAAVRAARGSLCVGIDPHPGLLADWGLEDSPAGLERFSLTVLDAVGPVAAALKPQVALYERHGGRGLAVLETLLARAADAGVLTIADAKRGDIGSTMQAYADAWLGEGRPLAADAVTLNPYLGFESLRPALDLAAATGRGVFVLALTSNPEGRSVQHVGGAASVARSIALAAAAENAGRGRGHVGLVVGATVGDAAQGLGLDLAGLNGPILAPGVGAQGAGPRELRAAFGDALPSVLPTSSRAVLAAGPDAAALRTAAERTRDELA; this comes from the coding sequence ATGCGTCCTGAGGCCGGTGCCGTCCCGGTCCGCGCCCCGTTCGGGGAGCGGCTCGCGGCGGTTCGGGCGGCCCGCGGCAGCCTGTGCGTGGGCATCGACCCCCACCCCGGGCTGCTCGCGGACTGGGGGCTCGAGGACTCGCCGGCGGGGCTGGAACGGTTCTCGCTGACGGTGCTCGACGCCGTCGGGCCCGTGGCCGCGGCCCTCAAGCCGCAGGTCGCGCTGTACGAGCGGCACGGCGGGCGGGGGCTCGCGGTCCTCGAGACCCTGCTGGCCCGCGCTGCCGACGCCGGCGTCCTGACCATCGCCGACGCGAAGCGCGGGGACATCGGGTCCACGATGCAGGCGTACGCCGACGCCTGGCTGGGGGAGGGGCGGCCCCTCGCCGCCGACGCCGTCACCCTGAACCCGTATCTCGGGTTCGAGTCCCTCCGGCCGGCCCTCGACCTCGCCGCCGCCACCGGGCGGGGCGTGTTCGTCCTCGCGCTGACCTCGAACCCGGAGGGCCGTTCCGTCCAGCACGTGGGGGGAGCGGCGTCCGTGGCCCGCTCGATCGCCCTGGCGGCCGCCGCCGAGAACGCCGGACGCGGGCGGGGGCACGTGGGCCTGGTGGTAGGCGCCACCGTCGGCGATGCCGCGCAGGGGCTCGGCCTCGACCTGGCCGGCCTCAACGGCCCCATCCTCGCTCCCGGCGTCGGCGCCCAGGGGGCGGGGCCGCGCGAGCTGCGGGCCGCCTTCGGCGACGCCCTCCCGTCCGTCCTCCCCACGTCGAGCCGTGCCGTCCTCGCTGCAGGGCCCGACGCCGCCGCGCTGCGGACCGCCGCGGAGCGGACGCGCGACGAGCTCGCCTGA